Part of the Paenibacillus terrae HPL-003 genome is shown below.
TGCGCCGACGTATCAGTTCTCTGATGATGAGTACAAGTAACAGTAGTAGTACAATGAATCCTATTCCTAATTCCTTATATGCCGATAATTGCTCCAGCAGCATTCCTCTTCCCCTTTTCTACAATAGGCGGGCAGCGGTGCATTCCTTAGCAGAACATTCCACATATCACGCTGACACCGTGTTACACAAGGACAGCCCCGCCAAGATTCGACGGGGCTGTCTTCATTTTGCCTCAAAGCTGCCTGCATTCTAAACTCCGCACTATTATTCCCTATTCAGCAACGACTCTCCGGCAATACCCGGCTGAGTCATTTGATACGGGTCCAAAATAATGTCCAGCTCTTCCTCAGTCAGAACATTATACAACAGACACAACTCACGTACCGATTTGCCTGTTGTAATCGCCTCACGGGCGATGCGTGATACGACCTCATATCCGAGGTGGGGATTGAGCGCGGTAATAATACCTACGCTGTTTTCGACATATTCACGACACCGTTCCACGTTCGCTTCAATTCCGTCCACACAATGAATGCGGAAGACATGAAAGCCCTGCTTCATAATTTCCAGCGATTGCAGCAGGTTGTAGACAAGCACAGGCTCCATCACGTTCAACTCTAGCTGACCAGACTCGGAAGCCAGACAGATCGTATGATCATTTCCAATGACCTGAAAAGCAATCTGGTTGATGACCTCACACATTACCGGATTTACTTTACCCGGCATAATGGATGAACCCGGCTGACGGGCGGGCAGGCTCAGCTCTCCGAGACCGGCACGCGGCCCTGAGGCCATCAGGCGGATGTCATTTGCCACTTTGGACATGTTCATCATGCAAATTTTTAACGCGGCAGACACTTCCGTATAGGCATCTGTGTTTTGAGTGGCATCGACGAGATTTTCGTCAGCCTCCACAGGGAAACCGCTTACTTCCGCCAGCACCTCGGCGACACGCTGAATATAACGGCGATCCGCGTTCAAACCGGTGCCAACTGCAGTTGCGCCCATATTGACCGTCAGCAAATGCTGCTTCGTGGCACGGACACGTCCGATATCACGACCCAGCACACGCGCATAAGCCTGAAACTCCTGTCCCAGCCGGATCGGTACTGCATCCTGCAAGTGGGTTCGTCCCATTTTAATCACACTGTCAAACTCTTTCGCCTTACGGGAGAACGCCTCCTGAAGCTCGCTCATCGTGACCAACAGCTTGTCAATCATACTTAGAACAGCCAAATGGACAGCCGTAGGAAAAGCATCGTTCGTCGATTGCGCCATATTGACATGGTTGTTGGGACTGATCTCCTGATAATCTCCACGCTGCTTGCCGATTAGCTCCAGCGCCCGGTTCGCAATTACTTCATTTGTATTCATATTAATGGACGTGCCTGCGCCGCCCTGAATCGGATCGACGATGAAATGATCGTGCAACTGCCCTTGAATAACCTCGTCAGCTGCCTGAATAATGGCCTCCGCCTTGGGACGATGCAGGCGGGTCAGCTCCATGTTTACCGTTGCTGCTGCCTTTTTGACGATCGCCATGGCTTTAATCAGCTCAGGATGAAGCCGTTGGCCGGTAATTGGAAAATTCTCTTTTGCCCTCAGTGTTTGTACACCGTAATAGGCGTCTGACGGCACTTCCTTGGTACCTAGAAAATCATGCTCCAGCCTCATATTCTTCGATTCCTCCGCTATATATACTACGATCTTCAATCCGGACCAGCCGAATTAGCATAAGAGAACCTTTAGACGGTCTCCATTTCATTATACGTTCCCATTCCCTTGCTTTTCCAGTCGAAAAGCGGAGAAAGCATATGAAATCGTATAACAAGCTATTATTACCTGTAAATAACACAGTTATTCGCCAAATACTCAGCAACAGCTCAGGTACGGATTTAGTGGTTTGTAATAAAATCGGGTAGCGTGCGGGTGACCGTCAGCCGATTGGGCATACCCTGGAATCACGCCTGCTTCCAATAATAAAGAAAGTAAACCATCCTTTAAGGATCGCTTACTTTCCATAGCGTTACTTTAGTTTCTATACAATGCTTTATGTTTCCTTACTGCTCTGCCATATAAAAGAACTCCCACAGATGCCCATCTATATCCTGAAAGCTCCATCCGTACATAAAGCCGTGATCCTGAGGTTCGTTCGAAGGCTTCCCGCCCGCTGCCAGAGCCTTATGGACAATTTCGT
Proteins encoded:
- the aspA gene encoding aspartate ammonia-lyase — its product is MRLEHDFLGTKEVPSDAYYGVQTLRAKENFPITGQRLHPELIKAMAIVKKAAATVNMELTRLHRPKAEAIIQAADEVIQGQLHDHFIVDPIQGGAGTSINMNTNEVIANRALELIGKQRGDYQEISPNNHVNMAQSTNDAFPTAVHLAVLSMIDKLLVTMSELQEAFSRKAKEFDSVIKMGRTHLQDAVPIRLGQEFQAYARVLGRDIGRVRATKQHLLTVNMGATAVGTGLNADRRYIQRVAEVLAEVSGFPVEADENLVDATQNTDAYTEVSAALKICMMNMSKVANDIRLMASGPRAGLGELSLPARQPGSSIMPGKVNPVMCEVINQIAFQVIGNDHTICLASESGQLELNVMEPVLVYNLLQSLEIMKQGFHVFRIHCVDGIEANVERCREYVENSVGIITALNPHLGYEVVSRIAREAITTGKSVRELCLLYNVLTEEELDIILDPYQMTQPGIAGESLLNRE